One segment of Zhihengliuella halotolerans DNA contains the following:
- a CDS encoding amidase family protein, protein MISIPAGTADSGLPVGMLLEGPRFRDTELLSLAAAVEEAFRN, encoded by the coding sequence ATGATCTCCATTCCGGCCGGGACGGCCGATAGCGGGCTGCCGGTCGGAATGCTGTTGGAAGGTCCCCGATTCCGCGACACCGAGCTGCTCAGCCTCGCCGCCGCCGTTGAGGAGGCATTCAGGAACTGA
- a CDS encoding type IV toxin-antitoxin system AbiEi family antitoxin domain-containing protein, with protein MKSGDALRVLADVTGSQWGMVTSAQASALGVTRLNLSRLTEAGHLERLAHGVYKDVGAPGDEFEDLRAAWLSTDPKVLAENRMQDLTGGIVVASSSAAALHEISDLWSDRHEFVSAVRRQSQRSEIRYRQRALDPSDVTLVRGLPTMTIERTIADLVAEVGDISLVADVLGRAARKRPLQLDRLRDLLAPLAERNGFKRSDGQGMLDRLLEQAGLDRDSLAAGIAAYPQLAARVVGNYLAELDLSPLEDALSTPVAQQAMSSAVRSLAQYLETAPVPGPEAVTVDLSHALAKLVAIGLLDEMSRPVAGEALASALAIAPADREGAVGAPNLCEGPRSLSSTGR; from the coding sequence ATGAAGTCGGGCGACGCGCTGAGAGTGCTTGCTGACGTCACCGGTTCACAGTGGGGGATGGTGACGTCAGCGCAGGCGAGCGCGCTTGGGGTGACGCGGCTCAATCTCTCGCGCCTCACGGAAGCCGGGCATCTCGAACGGCTGGCCCACGGTGTCTACAAGGATGTAGGCGCTCCCGGTGATGAGTTTGAGGATCTGCGCGCCGCCTGGCTCAGTACCGACCCGAAGGTTCTCGCGGAGAATCGGATGCAAGACCTGACTGGCGGAATCGTGGTTGCCAGCTCGTCGGCGGCAGCGCTACACGAAATAAGTGACCTGTGGTCTGATCGGCATGAGTTCGTTTCGGCAGTGCGTCGTCAGAGTCAGCGATCGGAGATTCGCTATCGACAGAGAGCGCTTGACCCGTCCGACGTGACTCTTGTGCGGGGGCTTCCGACCATGACTATCGAGCGCACGATTGCCGATCTCGTCGCTGAGGTGGGTGATATCAGTCTGGTTGCCGATGTGCTTGGCCGTGCAGCCAGGAAACGACCTCTGCAACTCGACCGGCTCCGAGACCTCCTCGCGCCACTGGCTGAACGTAATGGTTTCAAGCGCTCTGATGGGCAGGGGATGCTGGACAGGCTGCTGGAGCAAGCTGGCCTTGATCGAGATTCGCTGGCCGCGGGGATCGCTGCATACCCGCAGCTCGCTGCACGCGTCGTCGGGAATTATCTCGCTGAGCTCGATCTCTCTCCGCTCGAAGACGCGCTCTCAACGCCAGTGGCTCAACAGGCAATGAGTTCTGCCGTGAGATCTCTGGCGCAGTACCTTGAGACTGCACCGGTCCCAGGCCCGGAAGCCGTGACCGTGGATCTTTCGCATGCGCTTGCGAAGCTGGTGGCAATTGGATTACTTGACGAGATGAGCCGTCCGGTTGCCGGTGAGGCTTTGGCTTCAGCCCTGGCGATAGCGCCTGCGGATCGGGAAGGGGCTGTTGGTGCTCCTAACCTGTGTGAGGGGCCGCGCAGTCTCTCTTCGACTGGTCGCTGA
- a CDS encoding carbohydrate ABC transporter permease, translated as MKERRSKAPLILVLPTLIIVVAALGYPVGWQILTSFQKFGLMQQFGAAPEFVGLGNYAALLADANFWVVLGRSLLFCLLAAGLTVVIGFLLAVLMKRVGTAARLILQVSMLLAWAMPLVAAMTVWVWLVDWRRGVLNWILTRLGFEAEGHNWLAEPTTFFAVALIIVVWMSVPFVALSIYAGLTQISEEVLEAAAMDGASGIQRIRFIIMPLIAPVLSIVLLLQIIWDLRVFTQIKLLQDAGGVANETNLLGTYIYQMGVGSGDFGAASAVSILMLIITVAISWYYVRSLMKEEN; from the coding sequence GTGAAGGAACGCAGGTCCAAGGCCCCACTGATCCTCGTGCTGCCCACGTTGATCATCGTGGTCGCCGCGTTGGGCTACCCCGTGGGGTGGCAGATCCTGACGAGCTTTCAGAAATTCGGCCTCATGCAACAGTTCGGGGCCGCACCGGAATTCGTTGGCCTGGGGAACTACGCGGCTCTGCTCGCTGACGCCAATTTCTGGGTGGTGCTGGGGCGATCGCTGCTCTTCTGCCTGCTGGCGGCCGGTCTGACGGTGGTCATCGGATTCCTCCTGGCTGTCCTGATGAAGCGGGTCGGCACAGCAGCCCGCCTCATTTTGCAGGTTTCAATGCTGCTCGCGTGGGCCATGCCCTTGGTCGCCGCCATGACCGTTTGGGTGTGGCTGGTCGACTGGCGTCGGGGTGTCCTCAACTGGATTCTGACACGCCTCGGGTTCGAGGCTGAGGGCCACAACTGGCTCGCCGAACCGACGACGTTCTTCGCCGTCGCGCTCATCATCGTGGTGTGGATGTCGGTCCCGTTCGTGGCCCTGAGCATCTATGCGGGCCTGACGCAGATCTCCGAGGAAGTCCTGGAAGCTGCGGCGATGGACGGTGCAAGTGGCATCCAACGTATTCGCTTTATCATCATGCCGCTGATCGCGCCGGTCCTGTCGATCGTGCTGCTCCTGCAGATCATCTGGGATCTGCGGGTCTTCACTCAGATCAAGTTGCTTCAAGACGCCGGCGGCGTCGCCAACGAAACCAACCTGCTGGGCACCTACATCTATCAAATGGGCGTCGGTTCGGGTGATTTCGGTGCAGCCAGCGCCGTCTCGATCCTGATGCTCATCATCACCGTCGCCATCAGCTGGTACTACGTCCGCTCGCTGATGAAGGAAGAGAACTAA
- a CDS encoding DUF6308 family protein, producing the protein MSVQTLFDKILVAESEVNIGEAKAIRYLDEYFGVRPNGRPLYSGSHFETFGGGGRSNPHEFTAADLLSTSLLSKPVTGQAAVGILGPMATELSRCLSELPFDAAFETLTKYEFEALLGNPESPGQRVWDLLRQHDDKWDLGPVTASKLLARKRPHLIPIYDSFVEAEVGLGGSGQQWITWNAAFQRGDFVQALRRIRHASVAVHLSLLRTLDIVLWMHHAKTAGTTEESGLSAPPIVVDKSRAGGQESPSPENADDRRSGSLVVWSQPVTDKDRARSNLRIPAASKHVFPAEPEQVLVDLDGVLRPVNWRPNGARSGTLGLGVETMRSLRERNERIRIEPIGERFIVHRRL; encoded by the coding sequence ATGAGCGTGCAGACGTTGTTCGACAAGATTCTGGTGGCGGAATCGGAAGTGAACATTGGTGAGGCCAAGGCCATCCGGTACTTGGACGAGTACTTCGGAGTCCGACCCAATGGGCGTCCCCTGTATTCCGGATCCCACTTCGAGACGTTCGGTGGCGGAGGGCGTAGCAACCCGCACGAGTTCACCGCGGCGGACCTTTTGTCGACTTCGCTCCTGTCCAAGCCGGTCACTGGGCAGGCAGCCGTCGGAATCTTGGGTCCGATGGCGACGGAGTTGTCGCGGTGCCTGTCTGAGCTGCCGTTCGACGCCGCGTTCGAGACGTTGACGAAGTATGAATTCGAGGCGCTCCTGGGGAATCCGGAGAGTCCGGGGCAGCGCGTGTGGGACCTCCTGAGGCAGCACGACGACAAGTGGGACCTCGGCCCGGTCACTGCCAGCAAGCTATTGGCCCGGAAACGACCTCATCTGATTCCGATTTACGATTCTTTCGTCGAGGCGGAAGTCGGCCTCGGTGGCAGTGGTCAGCAGTGGATCACGTGGAACGCGGCATTCCAGCGCGGTGATTTCGTGCAGGCGCTACGCAGAATCCGTCATGCGAGCGTGGCGGTCCACCTGTCCCTGTTGAGGACGCTTGACATCGTGCTTTGGATGCACCATGCGAAAACCGCTGGCACCACCGAAGAATCGGGACTCTCGGCGCCGCCTATTGTGGTAGACAAGAGCCGCGCGGGTGGACAAGAGTCGCCGTCGCCGGAGAACGCCGACGACAGGCGCTCTGGATCGCTTGTCGTGTGGAGCCAACCGGTCACGGACAAGGATCGCGCGAGGAGCAACCTCAGGATCCCGGCCGCGTCGAAGCACGTCTTTCCGGCTGAGCCTGAGCAGGTCCTCGTCGATCTCGACGGGGTGCTGCGTCCCGTCAATTGGCGGCCAAACGGCGCGCGCTCAGGAACGCTTGGCCTCGGCGTCGAGACAATGCGTTCGCTCCGGGAGCGGAACGAACGCATTCGCATTGAACCGATCGGCGAGAGGTTCATAGTGCATCGTCGCTTGTGA
- a CDS encoding carbohydrate ABC transporter permease, which produces MRLHSISRALWTVVAVAIALLWAFPVYWMFNSSFLPNAVLQSTTPTFLPFGGSLDNFAAVFADGSFASALGISLTVTLTTVVVSLFVAFLAALAISRFKFKGRRSFILAMLLIQMLPAEGMFIAQYKMMSSVGLLNNVVGVSVLYIAAVVPFTIWMLRGFVAGVPAELEEAGMVDGLSRTMAFMRITLPLLAPGFVASGVYAFLQAWNEFTVALVIMTEDQMKTLPLWLRGFVQASATRETDWGMVMAASMMVAVPVIIFFMLVQSKMSSGLVSGAVKG; this is translated from the coding sequence ATGCGGCTCCATTCCATTTCGCGTGCCCTCTGGACGGTTGTCGCCGTGGCGATCGCGCTGCTCTGGGCCTTCCCGGTCTACTGGATGTTCAACTCCTCATTCCTGCCGAACGCCGTGTTGCAGTCGACCACGCCCACGTTCTTGCCGTTCGGCGGTTCTCTGGACAACTTCGCAGCGGTGTTCGCCGACGGCAGCTTCGCGTCGGCTTTGGGAATTTCACTCACGGTGACTCTCACGACGGTGGTGGTCTCGCTCTTTGTCGCCTTCCTCGCCGCTTTGGCGATCTCGCGATTCAAGTTCAAAGGTCGCCGCTCCTTCATCCTGGCCATGTTGCTGATCCAGATGCTGCCCGCTGAGGGGATGTTCATTGCCCAATACAAAATGATGAGCTCGGTGGGATTGCTGAACAACGTGGTCGGCGTGAGCGTGCTCTATATTGCCGCCGTCGTCCCCTTCACCATCTGGATGCTGCGCGGATTCGTCGCTGGCGTGCCCGCTGAGCTCGAGGAGGCCGGCATGGTGGACGGGCTGTCCCGCACGATGGCCTTCATGCGCATCACCCTCCCATTGCTGGCTCCCGGCTTCGTGGCCTCGGGCGTTTACGCGTTCCTGCAGGCGTGGAACGAATTCACCGTTGCTCTGGTGATCATGACAGAAGACCAGATGAAGACGCTGCCGCTGTGGTTGCGCGGATTCGTTCAAGCCTCAGCCACTCGAGAAACCGACTGGGGGATGGTCATGGCCGCTTCCATGATGGTGGCCGTGCCGGTGATCATCTTCTTCATGCTGGTGCAGTCCAAAATGTCGAGCGGCTTGGTCAGCGGGGCGGTCAAGGGATGA
- a CDS encoding 2-hydroxyacid dehydrogenase produces MSKVVVTGRIPEAALELLRAEHDVDAWDGSESIGRDELLARVAGADAVVSLLTERIDGELLDAAGPQLKVVANVAVGYDNIDVPACRERGVIATNTPGVLTEATADIAFGLILMATRRLGEGERLIRSGAAWKWGMFFLLGSGLQGKTLGIVGMGGIGQATASRAKAFGMEVVYQSRSEIDPAIAAELGARRVDLDELLEISDVVSVHCPYGPATHHLIGDEQLAAMKETAYLVNTARGPIVDEAALAAALRAGLIAGAGLDVFEKEPTVHPDLLELENVALVPHLGSATVETRTAMATLAADNALAVLAGEQPPTQIS; encoded by the coding sequence ATGAGCAAGGTGGTAGTGACGGGGCGCATCCCCGAGGCCGCGCTGGAACTGCTCCGGGCGGAGCACGACGTCGACGCGTGGGACGGCTCCGAATCAATCGGCCGCGATGAGCTGCTCGCGCGCGTGGCCGGTGCGGACGCCGTCGTGAGCCTACTGACCGAGCGGATCGACGGCGAGCTGCTCGACGCCGCGGGCCCGCAGCTGAAGGTCGTCGCCAACGTGGCGGTCGGCTACGACAACATCGACGTCCCGGCGTGCCGGGAGCGCGGCGTTATCGCGACGAACACGCCGGGCGTGCTCACGGAGGCCACGGCCGACATCGCGTTCGGCCTCATCCTGATGGCCACGCGCCGTCTCGGCGAGGGCGAGCGCCTGATCCGCTCGGGCGCGGCCTGGAAGTGGGGCATGTTCTTCCTGCTCGGCAGCGGCCTGCAGGGCAAGACCCTCGGGATCGTCGGCATGGGCGGCATCGGCCAGGCGACCGCGAGCCGGGCCAAGGCCTTCGGCATGGAGGTCGTCTACCAGTCGCGCAGTGAGATCGACCCGGCGATCGCCGCGGAGCTGGGCGCCCGCCGCGTCGACCTCGACGAGCTGCTGGAGATCTCCGACGTCGTCTCGGTGCACTGCCCCTACGGCCCGGCCACGCACCACCTGATCGGCGACGAGCAGCTGGCCGCCATGAAGGAGACCGCGTACCTGGTGAACACAGCGCGCGGGCCGATCGTCGACGAGGCCGCCCTCGCGGCCGCGCTCCGCGCCGGGCTGATCGCCGGTGCGGGTCTGGACGTCTTCGAGAAGGAGCCGACGGTCCACCCGGATCTGCTGGAACTGGAGAACGTGGCGCTCGTTCCGCACCTGGGTTCGGCAACGGTGGAGACGCGCACCGCCATGGCGACGCTCGCGGCCGACAACGCGCTGGCCGTGCTCGCCGGAGAGCAGCCTCCAACGCAGATCAGCTGA
- a CDS encoding HEPN domain-containing protein, whose protein sequence is MVDEKFWLDLPTTGHVDFSECAAVTAPATMQEYNGRLRLSIFWDQELGNKIQSWFTHPQYGVEAEGHMFSLPDTLVFHSTHGSAILIGCREDGYQIGGSMARGVGHVFFQRAVEGSARGIDFDKVHELVATIPGGANWVDLRCPVLDERDSRDGLTQSVDLDLPLLSSVRLADLNCELRTIWVMTYSHGKFSGESILEVRSWADVPVSWNTHLQKIHKVAALMELNASRSVPVEIQTILNHDDPGEGRGSHGEALAVGPRRSAIQAWSSEAEGYARPAVELVMFEDLGSEGLIRWIRLYEKYKRALTSLLGMSVWSSGIPAETTLVHAGAGLDALGLAILRHKDQKSSKSADSTPVELKLMRIVDDCLDSLPYSEEVAKDWVRDMSSAYNSLKHSLRVMPEHEVMVNVNRKCNIIVRAWVAKELGISPEHIKFSLRNDSFYGDVVVLD, encoded by the coding sequence ATGGTTGACGAGAAATTTTGGTTGGATTTACCGACGACTGGTCACGTTGACTTTTCCGAATGCGCTGCTGTAACCGCTCCTGCAACGATGCAGGAATATAATGGACGGCTCAGGCTCTCCATATTTTGGGACCAGGAACTCGGTAATAAGATCCAATCATGGTTTACGCATCCGCAATACGGTGTTGAGGCTGAGGGGCACATGTTCTCGCTGCCGGACACTCTCGTGTTTCACAGTACTCATGGTTCAGCGATACTTATTGGCTGCAGAGAAGATGGCTATCAGATTGGTGGCTCTATGGCGCGCGGCGTCGGGCATGTATTCTTCCAGCGAGCAGTGGAAGGGTCTGCACGTGGAATCGATTTCGACAAAGTTCACGAGCTGGTGGCGACAATACCAGGTGGGGCCAACTGGGTCGATCTTAGGTGCCCGGTATTGGACGAACGCGACAGTCGAGATGGCTTAACGCAAAGCGTTGACCTGGATTTGCCCTTGCTCTCGTCAGTAAGGTTGGCGGACCTGAACTGCGAACTGAGGACCATTTGGGTGATGACGTATAGTCATGGCAAATTTTCCGGGGAGTCCATATTAGAGGTTCGCTCGTGGGCCGACGTCCCTGTTTCATGGAATACGCATCTACAAAAAATCCACAAAGTTGCTGCGCTAATGGAACTCAATGCATCGAGAAGCGTGCCGGTGGAAATTCAAACCATATTAAATCATGATGATCCAGGGGAAGGGCGCGGTTCCCACGGGGAGGCTCTTGCGGTTGGGCCTCGCAGGTCTGCGATTCAGGCTTGGAGCTCAGAGGCGGAAGGCTACGCAAGGCCGGCAGTTGAATTGGTAATGTTTGAAGACCTTGGATCGGAAGGCCTAATTCGCTGGATCCGTTTATATGAGAAATATAAAAGGGCTCTTACTTCGCTTCTCGGTATGTCTGTCTGGTCGTCGGGCATTCCTGCCGAGACGACGCTGGTCCATGCTGGAGCAGGTCTAGACGCACTAGGCCTCGCAATCCTGCGCCACAAAGATCAGAAGTCGTCGAAGTCTGCTGATTCGACTCCGGTTGAATTAAAGTTGATGAGAATTGTCGATGATTGCTTGGATTCTCTTCCCTATAGCGAGGAAGTGGCGAAAGACTGGGTTCGGGACATGAGTTCTGCATACAATTCTCTAAAGCACTCACTGAGGGTGATGCCAGAACATGAAGTCATGGTTAATGTCAATCGCAAGTGTAATATTATAGTCCGCGCATGGGTGGCTAAAGAGCTTGGAATTTCTCCGGAGCATATTAAATTTAGTCTCAGAAATGATTCATTCTATGGTGATGTTGTAGTGCTCGATTAG
- a CDS encoding amidase family protein, which translates to MKTTVQQALQEWRQTEIGSVEDPWGQAVARARQAAEAANVFISVSEHGPTGAGAASGELAGVPFAVKDNIDVRGLPTTAGSALFESNYPRHDASVVSILREAGARVVGKTNMHELALGTTSNNGRFGPVRNPVDYSRTAGGSSGGSAAAVASGVVPFSLGTDTGASVTLPASFCGVVGFRPTTGRYPGDGLVGISWTRDTVGVHANNVEDVQLVDSIITREPRAQAATLPGRRVGVLIDRFDDLAPEVEAVARQALTRLGASGVELVDVSVADDYRLAGEGGMTAVLYEAALLIEEQYAAVHMEGPRTGLADLVSHVASPDVAGLLRHLAESPVSADQYEEARGLIWRLRQNYESTFREEGVDALIAPTAVALPLELGHDVTFRCSIR; encoded by the coding sequence TTGAAGACGACAGTGCAGCAGGCTCTACAGGAGTGGCGCCAAACCGAAATCGGCAGCGTCGAGGACCCGTGGGGGCAGGCCGTCGCCCGGGCGCGGCAGGCGGCCGAGGCTGCAAATGTTTTCATCTCGGTGTCGGAGCATGGGCCGACAGGCGCGGGTGCGGCTTCTGGCGAGCTGGCCGGTGTCCCGTTTGCGGTCAAGGACAACATCGATGTGCGTGGCCTGCCGACCACGGCGGGCAGTGCACTGTTCGAGTCGAACTATCCCCGTCACGACGCGAGCGTCGTCAGCATCCTTCGCGAAGCCGGCGCTCGGGTGGTCGGAAAAACCAATATGCACGAACTGGCGTTGGGGACGACGAGCAATAACGGACGCTTCGGGCCCGTGCGTAACCCCGTTGATTACTCCCGCACCGCAGGGGGTTCCAGTGGCGGGAGTGCGGCGGCCGTGGCGAGCGGCGTCGTGCCGTTCAGCCTCGGGACCGACACTGGCGCGTCGGTGACGCTGCCGGCGTCGTTCTGCGGCGTGGTCGGATTCCGGCCGACGACGGGCCGCTACCCGGGCGACGGGCTCGTCGGGATCTCGTGGACGAGGGACACCGTCGGCGTCCACGCCAACAACGTCGAGGACGTTCAGCTCGTCGACTCGATCATCACGCGGGAGCCGCGTGCACAGGCCGCGACGTTGCCGGGCAGGCGCGTTGGCGTGCTGATTGATCGGTTTGATGACCTGGCGCCGGAGGTCGAAGCCGTTGCGCGGCAGGCGCTGACGCGGTTGGGTGCGTCCGGAGTTGAGCTGGTGGACGTTTCGGTTGCGGACGACTACCGCTTGGCCGGGGAAGGCGGAATGACCGCCGTCCTCTACGAGGCAGCGCTGCTTATTGAAGAGCAGTACGCGGCGGTTCACATGGAAGGGCCGCGGACCGGGCTCGCGGACCTCGTGAGTCACGTGGCATCTCCCGATGTCGCTGGGCTCTTGCGACATCTTGCGGAAAGCCCGGTGAGTGCAGACCAGTACGAGGAGGCGCGCGGGCTGATCTGGCGCCTTCGCCAAAACTATGAGTCGACGTTTAGGGAAGAGGGCGTTGACGCGCTGATTGCTCCTACCGCCGTGGCCCTCCCACTTGAGCTGGGCCACGACGTGACGTTCCGGTGTTCGATACGTTGA
- a CDS encoding glycoside hydrolase family 3 N-terminal domain-containing protein, which produces MPDWIISALDSGLASVCIYGPNIASPEQLTGLMRQLRAASPSALLTLDEEGGDVTRLHYLTGSDQPGNAVLGRLDDESVTTAAAAQIADELNALGFNLNLAPDADVNSTASNPVIGVRSFGAEAPLVAQHTAAWVRGLQRSGVAACAKHFPGHGDTATDSHLALPTIEVDRETLAERELAPFAAAIAAGVASIMTSHIMVPALDAENPATFSPGILHDLLRRDMGFSGAIVTDALDMAGASAVTGIEAAAVHALAAGADLLCLGSETSPERFEAIIDAIVVAVRVGKLPLARLQDAVRRTALLAADYPATGPTAAGRTPDRHSITGAFELSDAARRWLALPAEPALVQIDSEANMAVGGVPWGPAAVQATTRPADLSAQAKVALIGRNLEAGHSIFQVADSLRADGREVIVVECGWPRGGADIVTFGASRAVSAALVGLLAPG; this is translated from the coding sequence GTGCCCGACTGGATTATCTCCGCCCTGGATTCCGGGCTCGCATCGGTCTGCATCTACGGCCCCAACATCGCATCCCCCGAACAGCTGACGGGCCTCATGCGTCAACTGCGCGCCGCTTCGCCGTCAGCGCTCCTGACACTTGACGAGGAAGGCGGGGACGTCACGCGATTGCACTATCTGACCGGATCCGATCAGCCGGGAAACGCCGTGCTCGGCCGCCTCGACGACGAGTCCGTCACGACTGCTGCGGCCGCACAGATCGCGGACGAACTCAACGCGTTGGGCTTCAATCTCAACTTGGCCCCAGACGCCGACGTGAACTCCACCGCGAGCAACCCCGTGATCGGGGTGCGTAGCTTTGGCGCGGAGGCGCCGCTCGTCGCGCAACACACGGCCGCCTGGGTCAGGGGACTGCAGCGCTCCGGCGTCGCAGCGTGTGCCAAACATTTCCCCGGCCATGGGGACACCGCCACCGATTCCCATCTGGCCCTGCCAACCATCGAGGTGGATCGCGAGACCCTCGCAGAACGAGAACTGGCCCCGTTCGCGGCAGCCATCGCGGCCGGCGTCGCCAGCATCATGACGAGCCACATCATGGTTCCGGCGCTCGATGCGGAGAACCCGGCAACATTCTCTCCGGGCATCCTCCATGATCTGTTGCGGCGTGACATGGGCTTTTCGGGCGCGATCGTCACCGACGCGCTGGACATGGCCGGGGCGAGCGCCGTCACCGGTATCGAGGCCGCTGCAGTCCACGCGCTGGCTGCGGGTGCTGACTTGTTGTGCCTGGGCTCAGAGACCTCGCCTGAACGATTCGAAGCAATCATCGATGCAATCGTTGTCGCCGTTCGCGTTGGCAAACTTCCCCTGGCTCGGCTCCAAGACGCCGTCCGCCGCACGGCCCTGTTGGCCGCGGACTATCCGGCGACAGGACCTACCGCTGCCGGACGAACGCCGGACAGGCACTCGATCACCGGAGCCTTCGAACTCAGCGACGCTGCACGGCGCTGGCTGGCCTTGCCAGCTGAGCCGGCTCTGGTGCAAATCGATTCGGAGGCCAACATGGCCGTCGGCGGCGTGCCCTGGGGGCCGGCCGCGGTCCAGGCGACAACTCGACCAGCTGACCTGAGCGCGCAGGCCAAGGTCGCGCTCATCGGGCGAAATCTGGAGGCCGGCCACAGCATCTTTCAGGTGGCTGACTCCCTCCGCGCTGACGGCCGCGAGGTGATCGTCGTCGAATGCGGCTGGCCGCGCGGTGGTGCAGACATCGTGACGTTCGGGGCCTCACGCGCGGTCTCCGCAGCGCTCGTCGGCCTGCTCGCCCCCGGCTGA
- a CDS encoding pyridoxal phosphate-dependent aminotransferase → MPQLAHRLERLGTETAFSVAQAAAAWKAKGNAVYPFHLGDINIPTAPHIVEAMNQAIADGYTGYCPGPGIPALREALAEDIGSRRGMEFSADNVVVMTGGKPVITKFLQTVMNPGQEVLYPNPGFPIYESQIEYLGGTAVPYAYVPTESGFAIDIEQVRASITENTTAIIYNDLQNPISAESTAEEREAVAQLAIEHNLWVLSDEAYFETRYEGTSSSIAALPGMAERTVILYTFSKKFAMTGSRLGCAVAPLEIASVLSKLNTNDESCTTHYVQYAGIAALRGTQEPVKEMLETLKERRDVTCEIVNSIPGMSVAVPQSTFYLFPDVTEVMDRMGFVNVGDFATAALENTGVSFCTREHFGRRLPGEDRQYIRLAYSGIETEAIREGLGRLRDWIEAS, encoded by the coding sequence ATGCCGCAGCTTGCGCACCGGCTCGAACGTCTAGGCACTGAAACCGCCTTCAGCGTCGCCCAGGCCGCCGCCGCCTGGAAGGCGAAGGGGAACGCTGTGTACCCCTTCCACCTCGGCGACATCAACATCCCGACCGCCCCGCACATCGTCGAGGCGATGAACCAGGCGATCGCCGACGGCTACACGGGCTACTGTCCCGGTCCGGGCATCCCGGCGCTGCGCGAGGCCCTCGCCGAGGACATCGGGTCGCGCCGCGGCATGGAGTTCAGCGCCGACAACGTCGTCGTCATGACCGGCGGCAAGCCCGTCATCACCAAGTTCCTGCAGACCGTGATGAACCCGGGCCAGGAAGTGCTCTACCCCAACCCCGGCTTCCCGATCTACGAGTCGCAGATCGAATACCTCGGCGGCACGGCCGTCCCCTACGCCTACGTACCCACCGAGTCCGGGTTCGCGATCGACATCGAGCAGGTCCGCGCCTCGATCACCGAGAACACCACGGCGATCATCTACAACGACCTGCAGAACCCCATCTCGGCGGAGTCGACCGCCGAGGAGCGGGAGGCGGTCGCGCAGCTCGCGATCGAGCACAACTTGTGGGTCCTCTCCGACGAGGCCTACTTCGAGACCCGCTACGAGGGCACTTCGAGCTCGATCGCCGCGCTGCCGGGCATGGCAGAGCGCACGGTCATCCTCTACACGTTCAGCAAGAAGTTCGCGATGACCGGTTCGCGCCTGGGCTGCGCCGTCGCCCCGCTGGAGATCGCGAGCGTCCTGAGCAAGCTCAACACCAACGACGAGTCCTGCACCACGCACTACGTGCAGTACGCCGGCATCGCCGCCCTGCGCGGCACGCAGGAACCGGTCAAGGAGATGCTGGAGACGCTCAAGGAGCGCCGCGACGTGACGTGCGAGATCGTCAACTCGATCCCGGGCATGTCGGTCGCTGTTCCGCAGTCGACGTTCTACCTGTTCCCCGATGTCACCGAGGTCATGGACCGCATGGGCTTCGTCAACGTCGGCGACTTCGCCACCGCGGCGCTGGAGAACACGGGCGTGTCCTTCTGCACGCGCGAGCACTTCGGCCGGCGCCTGCCCGGCGAGGATCGGCAGTACATCCGTCTGGCCTACTCGGGCATCGAGACGGAGGCAATCCGCGAGGGCCTCGGCCGTCTGCGCGACTGGATCGAGGCATCATGA